The region CGAGCTTGCAGCGGCCGCGTCTCACCTACAATGGAGGACTGGCCGTGGTTTGGCCCTGAACCCGGGTTCAAGGCTGTCACGGGCTCGAGCGTCGGACCCAAAAGTTGTCCCACTTCCAGGGTCACCTCCAATGCTCCATCTCTTGGCTGGTGCATTGTTGGGTCGCGTTGTTGCATGGATGAGCGAGTTGGTAACCGGGTCTGGATAGCGTAGAGGCCTATTTGGCTTCCGAGCAAAGATCCCGTCATGCCCTTCAAGGCCAATGCCGCTCGCCGTCACCGCATTCCCAAGCAGCGGTACCGGGTGACGAACTGGGCACAGTACGACGCCAGCCTGCGTCAGCGGGGAAGTCTGACGGTCTGGTTCACCGAGGAAGCAATCGCAACTTGGCGGGCCGAGCCGCGCACAACCCGGGGCGGTCAAGCTCACTATTCGGCTTTGGCGATCAGAACGGCGTTGACGTTGCGGGCGGTGTTCCGATTGGCCCTGCGTCAGACCGAGGGCTTGATCGGCTCGATCCTTCAACTTCTGGGTCTGGATCTGGCGGTGCCGGATCACTCGACCCCGAGCCGTCGCGCCGAAACCCTCGAGGTGCCAAAGCCCTGTCCAAACTCGCGAGGGCCCGTTCACCTGCTGGTCGACAGCACAGGCCTGCGTTTGTGCGGACCTGGCGAGTGGCTGATCGAGAGGCACGGCACCCAGAGGCGCCGGTCCTGGCGCAAACTGCACATCGGCGTCGACGCCGAGACTGGACAAATCCTCGCATCAGCGCTGACGCCCCATGCTATCGAAGATGGTACGCAGGTCGAGCCGTTGCTCGACCATATCCCCGGCCCACTTGCCTCCTTCGTTGGCGACGGAGCCTATGACCAGTCCGGCATCTATAGCACTGTCACCGAGCACCATCCTGCTGCCGAAGTCATCGTTCCACCCCGATCAACGGCAGTGCTGAGCGACGATGCGGAGACCACTCCGACCCAGCGCGATCGGCATCTCCAAAACATCGCGGAGCATGGCCGTATGGGCTGGCAGAAGAGATCCGGATACACGCGTCGGGCTCTGGTAGAGACCGCCATCAGCCGGCTTAAACGAGTGATCGGAGATGCGCTGCGCTCGCGAACAGATGGGCGTCGCGCGACCGAAGTCGCCATCGCCATTGCGGCCCTGAACCGCATGCTTGAGCTTGGACGCCCGAAGTCCGTCTGCATCACCTAAACTGAAGGCATGGGATGGGCGGAGTGCGTTCACAAACCGATCCGTGCAACACGGTCATTGGTAGCGGCCACTCTTCTCCGGCCAGTTATAGGCAATAAGGACCGTCCCTACGGCGATCGTCTCTATCCTCTCGCCGGCTGGGATGAGTCTTGGATAGTCCTCGTGATGCAGCGCGGCCGGCAGGTAGCGCGTTGTTTGGGCAGGGAACGGAATCTGAACAAGACGTAATCCGCTGTCGCGGGTGAGGTGCTCCACACTGGTTGCCGGCTTCGAGGCCAGGACGGCGGTTGCGGCGATCCGGCCCTGCCGCATCTCGTTGATGGCCTCATCCAGGCCCAGGTGGACCTCCGAAACTCCGAGGCCGAGCGTCCGGAAGAGATCGCGTGCGATGTCCTCAACACTGCCGCCATAATCTCCAAAATTGACAGG is a window of Microvirga ossetica DNA encoding:
- a CDS encoding IS5 family transposase, giving the protein MPFKANAARRHRIPKQRYRVTNWAQYDASLRQRGSLTVWFTEEAIATWRAEPRTTRGGQAHYSALAIRTALTLRAVFRLALRQTEGLIGSILQLLGLDLAVPDHSTPSRRAETLEVPKPCPNSRGPVHLLVDSTGLRLCGPGEWLIERHGTQRRRSWRKLHIGVDAETGQILASALTPHAIEDGTQVEPLLDHIPGPLASFVGDGAYDQSGIYSTVTEHHPAAEVIVPPRSTAVLSDDAETTPTQRDRHLQNIAEHGRMGWQKRSGYTRRALVETAISRLKRVIGDALRSRTDGRRATEVAIAIAALNRMLELGRPKSVCIT
- a CDS encoding TAXI family TRAP transporter solute-binding subunit; this translates as MLPIVGRGGIHDIQDVLALPGVDMTITQEHLLTRLQESKELGDLKSKLVYITKLFNEELHLIAREDIRQVSDLAGKPVNFGDYGGSVEDIARDLFRTLGLGVSEVHLGLDEAINEMRQGRIAATAVLASKPATSVEHLTRDSGLRLVQIPFPAQTTRYLPAALHHEDYPRLIPAGERIETIAVGTVLIAYNWPEKSGRYQ